TCGATCACTTCATAATTATTGCATCCCAGCACAACAGAAACAATATTCTTCCCGATATCGTGTACATCGCCTTTCACCGTCGCCATGAGGATCTTCCCGGCCGTACTCCTTCCCTTTTCTCTGGAAGCTTCAATAAAAGGCTGCAGATACGCCACGGCCTTTTTCATCACGCGGGCACTCTTCACCACCTGGGGCAGGAACATTTTTCCGCTGCCGAAGAGATCCCCCACCACATTCATGCCGTCCATGAGAGGACCTTCGATCACTTTGATCGGCTGCCCATACTTTACACGGGCTTCCTCGATATCGGCATCAATATGATCCGTGATGCCTTTTACCAATGCGTGGGTAAGTCTTTCCTCGACTGATCCCTTTCTCCAGACCTCGTCCTTCACCTCTTCCTTCTTGCCCTTGCCTCTGAGCTTTTCCGCATGAGTGATCAGGCGTTCTGTGGCATCGTCTCTGCGATCCAGTAATACATCTTCCACGGCAACTAATAATTCCTTATCGATCGTGTCGTAGATCTGCAATTGGGAAGGATTCACAATACCCATATCCATTCCGGCTTTCACAGCATGAAAGAGAAACGCTGAATGGATGGCTTCGCGGACATGGTCGTTTCCTCTGAAGGAGAATGACACATTGGAAACGCCGCCGCTGACTTTTGCGAGTGGTAAATTCTGTTTGATCCAACGTGTTGCTTCAAAAAAGTCGATAGCATTTTTTCGGTGCTCGTCCATTCCTGTGGCCACCGGGAAGATATTCGGATCAAAAATGATATCCTGGGCAGGAAAATGCACCTTGCTTACCAGAATATCATAGGCGCGTGAACAAATTTCAATTCTTCGCTGCAATGTATCTGCCTGTCCTTGCTCATCAAAGGCCATAACAATAACGGCCGCTCCGTAACGCCTGATCGTTTCCGCCTGCCGGATAAATTCATTTTCTCCGCTCTTCAGTGAAATTGAATTCACGATCCCTTTGCCTTGCAGCACTTTTAATCCCGCCTCGATCACCGAAAATTTAGAAGAGTCGATCATGACTGGCACCCGGGCGATATCCGGTTCAGCTCCCACGAGGTTTAAAAACTTCACCATGGCGCTTTCGGAATCCAGCATACCTTCGTCCATGTTCACATCAATGACCTGAGCACCTCCTTCCACCTGTTCCTTCGCTACGCTCAGTGCATCGTCGTACTTATTTTCCTGAATGAGTTTTAAAAATTTTCTGGATCCGGTGACATTCGTACGCTCGCCTACGTTCATAAAGTTTGAGTCAGGCCGGAGGGTAACCGGTTCCAATCCGCTCAGGCGCAGATAGGCCGGCACCTCCGGTATTGCCCTGGGTTTCGCTTTGCGAGCATGTTCCGCTATATGCCGGATATGCTCCGGAGTGGTGCCGCAGCATCCTCCCACAATATTCACAAATCCTGCCTGAATGAACTCATCGATCACGCAGGCCATAGCATGCGGTGTTTCGTCGTACTCACCAAACTGGTTAGGGAGTCCGGCATTGGGGTACACACTGATATAAAAAGGCGCCTTCATGGAAAGTTCCTCCAGGTAGGGGCGCATGTCTTTAGCTCCCAGGGCACAATTCAGTCCCACACTGAGCAGGTCCATATGGGAAATAGAATTCAGAAAGGCTTCCGTTGTTTGTCCGGATAAAGTTCTGCCGCTGGCATCGGTGATGGTACCGGAAATCATAACTGGAAGTTTCACCTTCCTCTCCATCATCACAAGATCCACTGCATACAAGGCTGCCTTTGCATTAAGGGTGTCAAATACGGTTTCAATAAGGAGAAGGTCCGCCCCTCCGTCAATGAGTCCGCGTGTCTGTTCAGAATAGGCCTCTACCAGTTCTTCAAAGCTAACACCCCTGAAGCCTGGATCATTCACATCCGGAGAAAGAGAGGCGGTACGATTCGTAGGTCCCAGGGCACCGGCCACAAACCGGGGACGCTCGGGGGTGATAAACTGCGCTGCGGCCTGTTTTGCAATTTTCGCCGCTTCGAAATTGATCTCATAGGCGAGATCCTCCATTTTATAATCCGCCAATGAGATCCGTTGCGCGTTGAACGTATTGGTCTCAACAATATCCGCTCCCGATTCAAGATACGCTTTATGAATATCCAGGATAATCTGCGGCCGGGTTAGAACCAAAAGGTCATTGTTCCCTTTAAGATCCTGGTGCCAGCCGGCGAATCGCTTTCCGCGGTAATCCGCTTCCTGCAATTTATGGCGCTGGATCATAGTACCCATGGCGCCATCGATCACCAAGATCCTTTTATTAAGTATGTCGCGTATAGCTGTCATAAAAAAATCCCTCCTGTTTGTCAGAAGGGATCATATATTCATTTTCAATGATCGAACACTCTGACTTATCTATTCCCGGAATTTCTTCCGGGATACGAGTTGGCACCTTGCTGAATTACCAGACGGTTGCCAAGGCTTCATCGGGCGTACTCCCTCTGCCTTTCTGGATAAGTATGAAAAGAACGAATTACAGCCACAAATATACGAAAGCAAACGGGAAGTTAGTTAAACTATTGAATAACAGCCAACTACAAGTTATTTTTCTTGCGCATATTTCTTATCACAGACACAATCTGATGCCTGAAAATAAACATCAGTGCGAAATAAGGAACCGCCATAAGGTACAGGATAGCGGAATTGAGGTTTTTCGCAACAGAGGTGTAGCTGTTGGGATCCTTTCCGTCTGCCACTTTTTTGCACATCGCGCATTGGGCATCAACGTCTAAACAAAGCAGGAGAACAAGGGAGCAGACTAGCAGGATTGGGATGTACTTTTTCACAAAACAAGTTTAATGAGTTTATTGAAAATTATAATGCGGGGAGATCATAAGATAAACCACCACACCGGTAAGACATACATAAAGCCATATCGGAAAAGTCCATCGGGCTAGTTTGCGGTGCTTTTGTACCTGGCCTTTTAACCCAAAGTAAAACGACAAGAGCACCATTGGAAACACGAGCATGGCCAGTAAAATATGACTTGCAAGCACAAACAGATAATACGGCCGTAAAGGATCATCCTTCGGAAACGTTGTGTCTGTTTTAAAGAAGTGATACAATACATACGAGAGTAAAAAAACTGCAGAAAGCAAAAACACTGTCAGATTTACTTTTTTGTGGTTTTCCACCTGTTTTCTGCGGATAAAATAAAATGAGACCAGAAGCAATATAAAACAGGTGCCGTTCACGCAGGCATGAAAGAGCGGTTGGTACTGAACGAATCCGGGAAGAGTTTCCGGCTTCGGTAATACATGGGCACTCAGGAGAGCAACCAGCATCAGCACCAGCGCAGTGGTTATAAACACCAGACGAAATGCGGCTTTGTCGCTCATTTTCGTTGCTCGATTTTCTCCTTTTGCGCCTGTGTCCTGCGCGCATAATCGGCCATCAGTACACGTATGTCATCCACCAGCGAATCGCAGGAAGAAACCGTAGTGCCGTCATAAAAACCGCGAATACATCCTTCCTTGTCTACCAGCACCAGCTTTTCGCTGTGTATAAAATCTTCAGGCCCTCCGTTGCCTTCCACAGCAGTAATCAGATAGCCGTTCCGGGCCAGATCATACAGCGCCTTTTTCTCTCCGGTAAGAAAAAACCAGTTTGAAGTATCCGCATGTACCATCTGAGCGTATTGCAGCAATACCTCCGAACTATCATGCTCCGGATCCACAGTGTGTGAAATAAAAAGAAGACCCGGAGTATCCTTGAAGCGTTGCTGAATCCGCAACATGTTGGAGGTCATTTTAGGACAAATAGACTGGCAGGTTGCAAAGAAATAGTCCGCTACAAAAATCTTCCCTTTCAGATGATCCCGGGTGAATGGGCGTCCGTCGTGCCTAATCAGTGAGAAGTCCGGAATACGATGATAAACGGTATCAGTCACCATTTCACCATTCTTTAGAATCTCCACGGGCTCGCGCGGACCGTAGTAAGGCAGCGTAATAAAATGCTCCTCTCCGGTGGAGAGGAAAAGATAAGCTAATGAAGGGAGAAGAAGTATAACAAGCAGGAGAATCCGCTGAGACGTCTTGCTCTTAATGTCCTTCTCCTGATTTATGTTGTCCATCTGCGATCTTGCCATTGGCCCGGTCAATCGCCTCCTGGCGCTGTTTAATCCGCTGTTCGATCAGTACCTTATCCTCATACATCTTATGGTCACGTACAAAGTTACCTTCTGTAACAGTGCAGAGGTAGGTAAGATAAAGTGCAAAAATAACATACGGCCAGAGAATGACCTTACGGAGGAAGTGGTTTTCATCGCCCAAATGCATAAAAGAATAGACAATAAATCCAGCTTTCACCACGGTGAAAATAATGTAGATGAACTTCAGCATTACCGTGCCGGTCAGATGAAGGCGGTCCTGGCTGATTCCGATTACGAGTTCCACCACTGTAATGGCCAGCATAATCCAGAATACCCGCCATAGTTTTTTACGAACTCCTTTCCCTTCTTCTTCCGAATGATGAGCCATCATTTCGTACTGCGGGTAACCATCGTTGAATTCCATGTTTCTTTCGCTTTGCGTTAATATTTCTTACAGCAGGTAGAAGAATGTAAATACAAATACCCAAACCAAATCCACAAAGTGCCAATACAGCCCCGCTTTCTCCACCATTTCATAATGTCCTCTGCGCTCCATGGCGCCATTGAGCACCATCAACAGCACAATGATGTTAATGACCACACCGGAGAATACGTGGAAACCGTGAAACCCGGTAATGCCAAAGAAGAAATTGGCGAATAAG
Above is a genomic segment from Bacteroidia bacterium containing:
- the metH gene encoding methionine synthase, whose protein sequence is MTAIRDILNKRILVIDGAMGTMIQRHKLQEADYRGKRFAGWHQDLKGNNDLLVLTRPQIILDIHKAYLESGADIVETNTFNAQRISLADYKMEDLAYEINFEAAKIAKQAAAQFITPERPRFVAGALGPTNRTASLSPDVNDPGFRGVSFEELVEAYSEQTRGLIDGGADLLLIETVFDTLNAKAALYAVDLVMMERKVKLPVMISGTITDASGRTLSGQTTEAFLNSISHMDLLSVGLNCALGAKDMRPYLEELSMKAPFYISVYPNAGLPNQFGEYDETPHAMACVIDEFIQAGFVNIVGGCCGTTPEHIRHIAEHARKAKPRAIPEVPAYLRLSGLEPVTLRPDSNFMNVGERTNVTGSRKFLKLIQENKYDDALSVAKEQVEGGAQVIDVNMDEGMLDSESAMVKFLNLVGAEPDIARVPVMIDSSKFSVIEAGLKVLQGKGIVNSISLKSGENEFIRQAETIRRYGAAVIVMAFDEQGQADTLQRRIEICSRAYDILVSKVHFPAQDIIFDPNIFPVATGMDEHRKNAIDFFEATRWIKQNLPLAKVSGGVSNVSFSFRGNDHVREAIHSAFLFHAVKAGMDMGIVNPSQLQIYDTIDKELLVAVEDVLLDRRDDATERLITHAEKLRGKGKKEEVKDEVWRKGSVEERLTHALVKGITDHIDADIEEARVKYGQPIKVIEGPLMDGMNVVGDLFGSGKMFLPQVVKSARVMKKAVAYLQPFIEASREKGRSTAGKILMATVKGDVHDIGKNIVSVVLGCNNYEVIDLGVMVPSEKILAEAKREGVQIIGLSGLITPSLDEMVHVAKEMKRVGLDIPLLIGGATTSKIHTAVKIAPEYEHPVVHVNDASRSVPVVGSLISKGQRKEFLSKVQAEYELLRAQNSRSRSHESIIPLEKARENKSSLNFNGILPQSPLHLGVQVFRDHDLAEIAAYIDWTPFFHAWEMKGTYPAILQDKNRGEEARKLFGDAQHMLQRMIREKWVKAHGVVGLFPAVSKGDDIMVKDQTGKELTVFHTLRQQTQKPGEGKNLALSDFVSPQKDHIGAFVVSAGEGMEEWVKKFEKDHDDYSAILLKALTDRLAEAFAELVHLKVRTSLWGYAASEKLSKDQLIKEEYQGIRPAPGYPSQPDHTEKPALFRLLNAEKNTGVKLTESMAMYPTASVCGLLFAHPEARYFTLGKIGKDQVADYARRKGISLEQAEKWLGPVLGY
- a CDS encoding DUF420 domain-containing protein, which gives rise to MSDKAAFRLVFITTALVLMLVALLSAHVLPKPETLPGFVQYQPLFHACVNGTCFILLLVSFYFIRRKQVENHKKVNLTVFLLSAVFLLSYVLYHFFKTDTTFPKDDPLRPYYLFVLASHILLAMLVFPMVLLSFYFGLKGQVQKHRKLARWTFPIWLYVCLTGVVVYLMISPHYNFQ
- a CDS encoding SCO family protein — translated: MDNINQEKDIKSKTSQRILLLVILLLPSLAYLFLSTGEEHFITLPYYGPREPVEILKNGEMVTDTVYHRIPDFSLIRHDGRPFTRDHLKGKIFVADYFFATCQSICPKMTSNMLRIQQRFKDTPGLLFISHTVDPEHDSSEVLLQYAQMVHADTSNWFFLTGEKKALYDLARNGYLITAVEGNGGPEDFIHSEKLVLVDKEGCIRGFYDGTTVSSCDSLVDDIRVLMADYARRTQAQKEKIEQRK
- a CDS encoding cytochrome C oxidase subunit IV family protein, coding for MEFNDGYPQYEMMAHHSEEEGKGVRKKLWRVFWIMLAITVVELVIGISQDRLHLTGTVMLKFIYIIFTVVKAGFIVYSFMHLGDENHFLRKVILWPYVIFALYLTYLCTVTEGNFVRDHKMYEDKVLIEQRIKQRQEAIDRANGKIADGQHKSGEGH